A stretch of the Aspergillus puulaauensis MK2 DNA, chromosome 6, nearly complete sequence genome encodes the following:
- a CDS encoding uncharacterized protein (COG:F;~EggNog:ENOG410Q21E;~InterPro:IPR035994,IPR002110,IPR027417,IPR036770, IPR020683;~PFAM:PF00023,PF13606;~go_function: GO:0003824 - catalytic activity [Evidence IEA];~go_function: GO:0005515 - protein binding [Evidence IEA];~go_process: GO:0009116 - nucleoside metabolic process [Evidence IEA]), with translation MASSSGIRLSLDAYTVGWVCVRDPELAAARVLLDEKHDTPNTTNDDYIYLVGRMGEHNVAITRPTGAGRSAATAAATNLARTFPKIRFVLMVGVGGGATTAPTRPGSLKPTEDLFLGDVVVGIPHGKYGEWLQQSMVSKLRLRDFYDMGVQHPGGYQRRSHLDKPGTLLIQAAQSLELKHGFAEGNMHGYMRQAINDLERIGRTEFQCPGPKHDLLFQPEYYHHGTETDEFCQECDKAQLVKRTRPDTPPRVYHGLIGSADTVMQDGHLRDRMRQSDKVLCFEMEAAGLMDSFPCLVIRGISDYADTHKNKVWQPYAALAAAAYAKDLLSVIQAQKVEDAELAWLLLKEDVHTVKTGVDKIHSQIEDSERNEIINWLTPLDFQTEQDRLLDNCVPWGQQMIESEVFQRWVNGAPWQLRFYGPAGVGKTYLCASIVDHLRQTFSKTSPRIPVIYIYLSDEQRKRESQTRENVLGSLVKQLILFNDTVRIPSELRKASKNQLPREAALRHAFEELLRQYERTYLVVDGFYQCSSDVLQILKDYPLELIRKGAPLSLLTTSPGYRQAACVIDCDGDGCKNRDLKIFFNCHCNGNDFDLCLKCKDKGKGCPSSHPIRKETYDTVRVEVCPTEEEIVQFCDVSLARASSAGPGLCDKRIHPEPRFNPSPLARCLYDNPGLNKSLAKGIAQKAQRNFRIAGAWLKYLLDARRPPKDCDVLLARMESNAFEVLKDYYDRKIKSVKNYNMGQALAFKVFRMLMAACRPINILTLQHALALERDSWLDEDNLEHRVSILRATNGLITIDKADDDSSMVRFVHWTLQKILAESDWDPSLKLAESNMASLCLNYLQHEDYAKHSENLAVYPFLFYTLQHWGDHIRMACDKYDPTVENKAFGFLSDLDNVKAVAREAGKVLPPDWIHEDISAVHLCAWFGLSKIAKRLCDGGHSITEPERKYGRTPLQYACRRGNSAIVKAFLAQNAPASDALIMDAVVGFPNMDRDEKERLDIAKFLLSGRTLDSGIDALGTTVLMFAVKHDYYDFVDLMLQDESIDVNITNRNGHTALWFAVHSQPAPLVPLKTDLPHGIFGLLLRNGADPNIQCQKSGRSIWAHAISSRRSAAIAALQQSKGVLPGITDAQEKIAYADQSQVQLATEGRSLSSSLRANFSIDLSTGDTSEGTLTRLETGAMKAVYNRKRKLSVTEEDEMRGNKQIKV, from the exons ATGGCTTCGTCAAGCGGCATTCGACTTTCTCTCGACGCCTACACAGTTGGCTGGGTATGCGTCAGAGACCCCGAACTCGCCGCCGCTCGAGTGCTTCTCGACGAAAAGCATGACACCCCCAATACCACCAACGACGATTATATCTACCTCGTCGGCCGGATGGGAGAGCACAATGTCGCCATCACTCGACCGACCGGTGCCGGAAGGTCTGCAGCCACTGCGGCCGCCACGAACCTCGCTCGCACCTTTCCAAAGATTCGCTTCGTGCTGATGGTCGGGGTCGGCGGGGGCGCGACAACCGCTCCCACCCGACCTGGTTCGCTCAAACCAACTGAAGACCTCTTTCTAGGCGATGTTGTTGTCGGTATCCCCCATGGTAAATATGGTGAGTGGCTCCAACAGTCCATGGTCTCGAAACTGAGGCTGCGGGACTTC TATGATATGGGCGTCCAGCACCCAGGAGGATACCAGAGACGATCGCATCTGGACAAGCCCGGAACACTCCTCATTCAAGCCGCACAATCGCTGGAATTGAAACACGGATTCGCGGAAGGCAACATGCATGGCTACATGCGCCAGGCCATTAATGATCTAGAGCGCATCGGCAGGACGGAGTTCCAATGCCCTGGTCCCAAGCATGATCTCCTTTTCCAGCCGGAATACTACCATCATGGAACAGAGACGGACGAATTCTGCCAGGAATGCGATAAAGCTCAGCTGGTGAAGCGGACGCGGCCAGATACCCCCCCTCGTGTTTACCACGGTCTGATAGGGTCGGCCGACACTGTCATGCAGGACGGACACCTGCGCGATAGGATGCGACAATCGGACAAGGTGCTATGCTTTGAAATGGAGGCGGCGGGCCTAATGGACTCGTTTCCATGTCTTGTTATTCGGGGTATCTCGGACTACGCGGACACCCATAAGAACAAAGTGTGGCAGCCGTATGCTGCTTTGGCTGCGGCCGCGTATGCAAAGGATTTGCTGTCTGTCATCCAGGCGCAGAAAGTAGAAGATGCTGAGCTGGCGTGGTTACTAT TGAAGGAAGACGTACATACGGTGAAAACAGGCGTTGATAAAATTCATTCGCAAATTGAAGACAGCGAGCGCAACGAGATAATAAACTGGCTTACTCCTCTAGACTTCCAAACGGAACAGGATAGGCTGCTTGACAACTGCGTGCCCTGGGGACAACAGATGATAGAGTCTGAAGTATTCCAGCGCTGGGTCAACGGCGCACCATGGCAACTACGTTTCTATGGACCAGCGGGTGTGGGTAAG ACCTATCTCTGTGCTTCGATAGTGGACCACCTTCGGCAGACATTCTCAAAGACAAGCCCCAGGATACCCGTCATCTACATCTACTTGAGTGACGAACAGAGGAAACGGGAATCTCAAACACGGGAGAACGTCCTAGGAAGTCTAGTGAAGCAGTTGATCCTATTCAATGACACCGTCCGTATCCCGTCCGAGCTCAGAAAGGCATCCAAGAACCAACTTCCCCGCGAAGCTGCACTTAGGCACGCGTTTGAAGAGCTACTTAGGCAGTACGAACGCACCTACCTGGTTGTTGACGGCTTCTACCAATGCTCCTCCGATGTTTTGCAAATCCTCAAGGACTATCCCCTGGAGCTTATCAGGAAGGGCGCTCCACTAAGCCTTCTCACAACGTCCCCCGGCTACCGACAAGCAGCCTGCGTAATTGATTGTGACGGTGACGGGTGCAAGAATCGAGACCTCAAAATCTTCTTCAATTGTCATTGCAATGGCAACGACTTTGATCTGTGTCTGAAATGCAAGGATAAGGGAAAGGGTTGCCCAAGTAGCCATCCCATAAGAAAGGAGACCTATGATACAGTCCGCGTCGAAGTATGTCCTACAGAGGAGGAAATCGTCCAGTTCTGTGATGTCAGTCTCGCACGGGCTTCCAGCGCTGGTCCTGGGCTATGCGATAAGCGCATCCACCCTGAACCGCGCTTTAATCCCTCACCTTTGGCGCGTTGTCTGTACGACAACCCGGGACTGAACAAATCCCTTGCGAAAGGAATCGCCCAAAAAGCACAGAGGAACTTCCGCATTGCAGGAGCCTGGCTTAAGTACTTGTTAGATGCGAGGAGGCCACCAAAAGACTGCGACGTCTTACTGGCCAGGATGGAAAGCAACGCGTTCGAAGTACTCAAGGACTACTACGACAGGAAGATTAAGTCTGTTAAGAACTACAACATGGGACAGGCATTAGCATTCAAGGTCTTCCGCATGCTCATGGCAGCGTGTCGACCGATAAATATCTTGACCTTGCAGCATGCCTTGGCCCTCGAGCGCGATTCGTggttggatgaggacaaTTTAGAGCATCGAGTATCCATACTGAGAGCTACAAACGGACTGATAACGATCGACAAAGCAGACGACGACAGCTCTATGGTGCGATTCGTTCATTGGACTCTGCAGAAGATCCTTGCTGAGAGCGACTGGGACCCATCCCTGAAGCTGGCGGAGTCAAATATGGCCTCTCTTTGTCTAAACTATCTCCAACATGAGGATTATGCAAAGCACTCAGAAAATCTCGCGGTCTaccctttccttttttacACTTTACAGCATTGGGGAGATCACATTCGAATGGCGTGCGACAAGTATGATCCTACGGTCGAGAACAAGGCTTTTGGGTTTTTGAGCGATCTTGATAACGTCAAGGCAGTAGCTCGAGAGGCTGGGAAAGTACTGCCACCAGACTGGATCCACGAAGATATCAGCGCCGTCCATCTTTGCGCCTGGTTCGGTTTATCCAAAATTGCGAAGAGGCTGTGTGATGGCGGCCACAGTATCACGGAACCGGAGAGAAAATACGGACGGACCCCTCTGCAATACGCATGCAGACGGGGTAATTCAGCCATAGTTAAGGCGTTTTTGGCACAGAATGCGCCGGCAAGCGACGCGCTAATCATGGACGCCGTTGTCGGATTCCCTAACATGGACCGTGATGAAAAGGAGCGACTGGACATCGCAAAGTTCCTGTTAAGCGGCCGTACCCTAGACTCAGGCATCGACGCACTCGGTACAACAGTTCTCATGTTTGCAGTAAAGCATGACTATTACGACTTCGTGGACTTGATGCTGCAGGATGAGTCAATAGACGTGAATATTACGAATAGGAACGGCCACACCGCGTTATGGTTTGCTGTCCACTCCCAGCCGGCACCGCTCGTTCCCCTCAAAACAGATCTACCGCATGGTATCTTcggactgctgctgcgcaacGGGGCAGACCCAAATATTCAGTGTCAAAAGAGCGGAAGGTCGATTTGGGCTCATGCAATATCATCGCGGCGTTCGGCTGCTATTGCCGCCTTACAACAATCAAAGGGGGTATTGCCGGGCATTACAGACGCACAGGAGAAGATTGCCTATGCGGACCAATCCCAGGTTCAACTGGCAACGGAAGGCAGAAGTCTCTCGTCCAGCCTGCGTGCAAACTTCAGTATAGATCTTAGTACTGGTGATACCTCGGAGGGTACTTTGACTCGGCTGGAGACCGGCGCGATGAAAGCTGTATACAACCGCAAGCGCAAATTATCCGTTAcggaagaggatgagatgAGGGGAAACAAGCAAATCAAGGTATAA